The genome window CTTGCTTCCAACTCATGCTCGTAGTGTGTCCACGCTACATTCGTCAGATAGAATACAGAAATGACCGACAGAATCATCAGTGATGAAGCAATGGGGCGCTTATAGAAACGCCGCTCCTTACCTGTGTCCAGAAATGGTGCCAGCAGCAACGCTCCAAAAGCGACCCCGCTGACCCCCAGTACCCCGAGCAACACGTAATCGCCCGATGCGTATGGATACTTCAAGTACTGATACAGAAAAAGGAAGTACCAGTCCGGCATGGGTATAACGGATGCGCTTGGATTGGCCGGATACCCCAAAGGTGCAGGTTCTGAGATCGTTAGTACCAAAATCCCTACCAATACAACGACACCAACCATCCATTCTTTCAGCAGGAAGTTAGGAATAAAGGCTTCTGATTTGCCGGGATACGCCGTGTAATCAGGCGGGGTAATGAATCCCGCACCTTTACGAACCCGTGAATCACCGACAAAGATAACCTTTTCCTCATCATGCTTCTTATGTCCGTGAGCCATTGCGATTCCTCCCTTCTTTCGTTTATAGTGGTCCCGAAATGCCCTGTCTGCGGATCATGATAAAGTGTCCGACCAGAAGCACCAGAAGCACAGCGGGGAGGAAGAATACGTGCAGGGCAAAGAATCGGGTTAGTGTCTGTGCACCAACAATCGTACCGCCTTGCAGGAATTCTTTAATAATTGGTCCCAACCAAGGAACCGTATTGGCAATCTCCAGTGTTACTTTTGTTGCGAAATAGGCTTTGTTATCCCATGGCAACAAGTACCCTGTCAGACCCAGGCCCAACATGACGAAAAAGATCAGCATGCCGACAACCCAGTTCATTTCACGCGGTGCCTTGTAAGAGCCTGTAAAGAACACACGCATCGTATGTAAGAACATCATTACGATAACCAGACTGGCTCCCCAGTGGTGCATGCCGCGAACAATTTGGCCGAAGGCTACTTTGGTCTGCAAATACTCCACACTTGCGTAGGCATTGATAATATCAGGTACGTAATACATGGTCAGGAACATGCCTGACAGAATCTGAATAACAGTAATAAAGAACGTCAATCCACCAAAGCAGTACACGAATGCGGAAAAGTGATGAGCCGGATTTACATGCTCTGGAACTTCATGATCCGCAACGTCCCGCCATATTGGCGTGATATCGAGACGCTCGTCAATCCAGTTATAGACATTTTTAAACATCTGCGTTCACGCCTCCTAATTCACTCGGGTGTTCGGAACAATGTCGCCCAGATATACCCAACCCTGCTCTTCCTTCACTACGTACTCATCCAGCGGTTTGGGGGCTACGGCAAGATTCTTCCCTTCCTTGTCATAGTGCGCGCCATGGCAGGGGCAATGATACTCGTCAGGGTACTGTTTGTCACTATTCCAGCCTACTGTACATCCCAGATGTTTACAGATAGGTGAAAGTGCATAAATTTTACCCTGCTCGTCTTTGCGAATCCACGCCACTAACGATGCATTACTCAGATACCAACCATCCTGTTGTTTAAGTTCAAAGGTGAATTCTTGAGGCTCATTCGTAATTTTGCTGATTTCAGCTACTTTGACAGAGGTGCCTTCTCCCTTATGTTGCAAAATCGGGTCCACCGCAAAACGGACCATAGGAAGGATTGCACCGGCGGCCATGTAGGCTGTAGCTCCACCAAGCGTGTAGGTCAAAAACTGCCTGCGTGACATCTCCATGCGGCTTGGCAATTTCAATGAAGCTTCGTGGTGGTCATGCTCACTGCTCATACTGTCTCCAACCCCCTTTTTCAGCCAACTCTCTCAACCGTTTTCATTTTCATAAATTCCACGACTTACTAGAACATACATAATCATATAGTAGCCCTAGAACACCGTCAAGAATTTGTCACACATTTTTAAGGTTCACTTGTAAGCGTTATTAAAAAAATGTTGTAAAATTGTCACATTTGTCGCCAAAAACTATTTTTTCCACAACTCTCGTATCTTTTCCCCTACAAATCTCGCAATGCCCTCTTCTCCGACCTCATGAGTTAATACGGACCGACTCAAAACCAGATCAGCAGAAGGAATTTCCACCTCATTTAATTGACCATCTGATGACATAATAACCACATATTTGAATCCTGAAGACTTAAGCTGTGAAGACAAGGAATTTAATGTCATTGACAATTCCGGATTAGCATAGTGAAAGGCTGGATAAGTCATGATTCTCCCTTTGAAAGGAATTTCGACCAGATCCAGAAAATCTCTCAGCCGCTCCAATGCCTCGGTAACTTCAACCGGCGACTGCTCACCGCTAAGAGCTGTATATGGAATAAGGCATGTATCCAGATAGAGTTGCAGTTCAGCCCAGCTGTCTTGAGTCATCTCACTGAATTTCAATTCCCTATATCCCCTCTCTATCCATTTTATTCCCATATTATATATGACCATTTCTTATAAATCCAGACATTCATTTCGTAATTTCACATATCAAAAAAGGAAACACGCATATGCGCATTCCCTTTTATCTCAGAAAGGATATATTTTGCCCATCAGTTTATGGTCCTCAGTTCATCCGTCAGACTCCGGAAAGCTACTTCGTCTCCGGTAGCTAACGCTTTATCGATTTCCAAATAGAGCTTCTCGCTGCGCTGTTTGCGAAGCGCTTCGTCCCACACCATCTCAGCTGCTAGCCCCAACATGACTTCATACGTAACTTTCATTTTATCCAATAGGATGCACCTCCAAAACGGATTTAAGAGCTCCTATATTCTTTTCCTTTGGTGACATAACCCAGTGAAGTTCTGGACATCCGCTCCAGATCAGCATCAGTCAACTCACGTATCACTTTGGCAGGTGTCCCCAAAGCAAGAGTATAGGGCGGAATTTTACTATTCTCAGTAACAACAGAACCGGCTCCAATCAGCGTATATTCCCCAATGTCTGCTCCATTCAGCAGAATGGCTCCCATGCCGATTAATGATCCTGTTCCAATACGACAACCATGAATGATCGCTGTGTGTCCTACGGAAACATCATCTCCCACAATTAAAGGTTGATCCGTATTGACATGCCCAACAACATTATCTTGAATATTACAGCGCTTTCCAATGACAATAGGAGCCAAATCAGCCCGCAGGACCGCATTGAACCAGACGGAAGACTCTTCTCCCATTCTCAAATCACCAATTAGTTTCGCACCTTCAGCTATATATACCGAAGAGTGTAACTGAGGTTGTAGGCCTTTGTATGGAATTATCATTATTATCACTCCTTAATTTGGGAGTGATTTTAGCAACTTGTCCTTCACTTGTCAAACATAATAGGTGTAACGTCTCCTGAAATGGAGCGGCAGGATGCAGCAAGACGTGAACCCCAAGCTGTCATTTGTATCGTCCGACCTTCCTCATGTTCCCCAATTCGGACCATGCCAAGATGCAACATCATTTTAACAATTCTGTTATCATAGATGGCCTCCGCCGTATCATAATAGAACGGCTGAATGAATGGACCGATCTGACGAAACAGCGACTCGGCGGTCGACCATTCCAAGGCACATTCGCCTGTCCAATACACAATAGAGGACAGATTGGGAATAGCACCTTTATACAATCTTAACCAAAACCTAAATAGCTGTATCATTTCGGCCGTTTTCTCAGCCCCCAGCTTGTCTTCTCCGGTTGGTGACAGCTTCAGCATGCCTTGCTCCTCACGAACCAGCCGGTGGTGAAATGCATAGTCGTAGAGAAGTGCAAAACGATCCGGGTAATCCTTAAATGAACGACCATATCCGAATCTCCAGCCACCTTTGCCCACCAATTCCTCACTAATGTGTAGATGCTCTATAATCTGCTGTTGAGAGCGCCGGTACATCATGCCCTCAGCGTTAAGGGCAATTTCGTGCTGCTGGACAAACTGTAAGAACAACTTGAGATCATCCGCTAAGAGATGATACTCATCCCGATACATGGGCGGTTCCGTTGTTTTGGTGATCCCTGCTCGCAGATGTGTGGATAACACATCCCTGAATCTTAATTTCAGATCCTGTGGCACCTGATACAAATACCTGGTCTGCTGCGTTGTCCCATTGAACAACCATCCACTCTTATTGAAGCGAACGATGAGATCACGTGGACTGGCGCCTGCCTCACTCTCCTTTTTGTCCATCGATTGACGGGCTATGGCAATGAGTTCTTCCATACCATAATACTGGCGAGGATCAAACAACAAGTTGTTCAAAAAGCGCTGATCTGCTTGATTCAGTTGTCGTACCTGCTGCTCAAAAAAGGGTCTGCTGCCCAATGTAGTGAGAATACTCTGGATGAGTTCATGTTTGGAGTTGGGTTTGCATTCACATTGGTAATAGTCTGCAATTCGATTAAGCTGGCCAATATCGGCAAAAGTAAGCATATCCGCTAGATTCATGGGTCCATCGCCTCGCCCGTTAACTACTTCGGCTGCTGATTCGGAGCCTGAAATAGTTTGGTTTTGTAAACATCGTTGACGGAATTCCCATAATCTAAACCTCTTTTTGGAAATCTTTTATGTTTGAATTAATTTCATAATATCTTTAGTGAATTATGAAATTAATTGTTAATCATACTATGCCCCAAGTCGGCCAATCAGAAGAAAAATGAGAGGTTTGAAATCATATAAAGGCTATATTCCCCCTAAAATGCAAAAAAACAACCCAAGTTGGATTACTCAGGTTGTTTTGCTGTGTCCAAAGACAGATGTCGTGTGCAATTATATAACAGCGGACTCCAGTCATCACGTTCCTTTTCCAGGATCGTCAGTGACAGGTTTCCAATCCGCTGCGTATACCGATCTTTAAACAAGGCTGTTAACAGGTTGGCCAGAAAAGCTCCGTGAGTGACAATGAGTACGTTTTGGTCCGAATAGGCAGACCATAGATCTTCCAGAAACGCCATTGCACGAAGCTGGATATCCGCAATCTTCTCCTGTCCCAAGTCCAATGTCTCCCAGGATTGGCCCCAACGGGCAACCCGCTCTTCTGACGTCAGACCTTCAATCTGACCAAAAGCCCTTTCTTTCAACCGTGCGTCCGGCTCAAGCATAGGTACATTTAACAGTTTGGAGACAATCTCCCCTGTTTCCTGTGCCCGCGATAATCCACTTGTGATGATATGGTCCCACTGGTAATCTTCAGTCAACAGACGTCTTCCCAGTCGCTCAGCCTGTTCACGACCTTCCCCATTCAGAGGTATATCAGTCTGCCCCTGTATACGGCCTGCCGCATTCCAGTCTGTAAGACCGTGACGAATAAGCCCGATTCGCACTTACATCCCTCATTTCTCCACACGGCGAACGAAAGGTTATTACCTATGCACTCGCACTTTGTTTACGTTTATTCGTTGTTCGATGCATACGGCCAAGAGAAAATAACGCCATTCCAATTGCAAGTAAAGACAGGGCCATCCAATACTGCGGATAAGCAGGTCCCATACTCACTACAAAAGGTTCGATAATGCTTCCTCTATCCGCTCCAGTCATGTCGTACTGATATAATCCAGATGACGAAGGTGCGCTTCCGGCAACTCCTGTCTCCAGAATACCCGTAGCAACAACTTTGGTTTGCTCAGCTTCTGACACATCTGGCTTAAACATTGCCATGTACAGAAAGCTGCATAAAAAAATAGCCAGGAACGCGGCAATCCACAAAGACATATGCTTGCGGATCGCAGCAGAGAAACGATTAACCTTTGCCTCCTCCGGCAATAACCATGGAGACTCCGCATAAATCCGGTCCATAACGTTACGGTTCACTCTCTCTGCCTGTTGTTCTGTCACTGGAATCGGGATGCTGTGCAGCAAGATCTGGGCTTCTTCCCAAACCTCAAACTGCTCGGAGCAGTCTTCACAACCAGCGAGATGAGCATGAAATGCAATCCGCTGAGGATGATTCTCCGGCAAGTCCCAGACCAGTGCAAACAGTTCCTGGGCATCATTGCAATTCATCGGTTCTT of Paenibacillus sp. FSL R5-0517 contains these proteins:
- a CDS encoding IDEAL domain-containing protein; this encodes MDKMKVTYEVMLGLAAEMVWDEALRKQRSEKLYLEIDKALATGDEVAFRSLTDELRTIN
- a CDS encoding ubiquinol-cytochrome c reductase iron-sulfur subunit, giving the protein MSSEHDHHEASLKLPSRMEMSRRQFLTYTLGGATAYMAAGAILPMVRFAVDPILQHKGEGTSVKVAEISKITNEPQEFTFELKQQDGWYLSNASLVAWIRKDEQGKIYALSPICKHLGCTVGWNSDKQYPDEYHCPCHGAHYDKEGKNLAVAPKPLDEYVVKEEQGWVYLGDIVPNTRVN
- a CDS encoding DUF2487 family protein, producing the protein MKFSEMTQDSWAELQLYLDTCLIPYTALSGEQSPVEVTEALERLRDFLDLVEIPFKGRIMTYPAFHYANPELSMTLNSLSSQLKSSGFKYVVIMSSDGQLNEVEIPSADLVLSRSVLTHEVGEEGIARFVGEKIRELWKK
- a CDS encoding histidine phosphatase family protein, with product MRIGLIRHGLTDWNAAGRIQGQTDIPLNGEGREQAERLGRRLLTEDYQWDHIITSGLSRAQETGEIVSKLLNVPMLEPDARLKERAFGQIEGLTSEERVARWGQSWETLDLGQEKIADIQLRAMAFLEDLWSAYSDQNVLIVTHGAFLANLLTALFKDRYTQRIGNLSLTILEKERDDWSPLLYNCTRHLSLDTAKQPE
- a CDS encoding gamma carbonic anhydrase family protein: MIIPYKGLQPQLHSSVYIAEGAKLIGDLRMGEESSVWFNAVLRADLAPIVIGKRCNIQDNVVGHVNTDQPLIVGDDVSVGHTAIIHGCRIGTGSLIGMGAILLNGADIGEYTLIGAGSVVTENSKIPPYTLALGTPAKVIRELTDADLERMSRTSLGYVTKGKEYRSS
- a CDS encoding c-type cytochrome produces the protein MAHGHKKHDEEKVIFVGDSRVRKGAGFITPPDYTAYPGKSEAFIPNFLLKEWMVGVVVLVGILVLTISEPAPLGYPANPSASVIPMPDWYFLFLYQYLKYPYASGDYVLLGVLGVSGVAFGALLLAPFLDTGKERRFYKRPIASSLMILSVISVFYLTNVAWTHYEHELEASGQKPEHIQREEEALERREQGLPPVSNAPGQQEEVAIVEQDDPAMETYKKAGCIGCHAADMKGASGPSLRGVGDKHSQEEILTIIKEGYNEMPPQYNNAIAQGVTDEEITHLTEWLAKQKAEQ
- a CDS encoding cytochrome b6 translates to MFKNVYNWIDERLDITPIWRDVADHEVPEHVNPAHHFSAFVYCFGGLTFFITVIQILSGMFLTMYYVPDIINAYASVEYLQTKVAFGQIVRGMHHWGASLVIVMMFLHTMRVFFTGSYKAPREMNWVVGMLIFFVMLGLGLTGYLLPWDNKAYFATKVTLEIANTVPWLGPIIKEFLQGGTIVGAQTLTRFFALHVFFLPAVLLVLLVGHFIMIRRQGISGPL